From Hippea jasoniae, one genomic window encodes:
- a CDS encoding phosphoribosylanthranilate isomerase: MRVKFCGMTNLEDVGFAAKLGVDFVGFVFFKKSKRFVEPEKVKQILSRLHTKVKTVGVFVGQSKDEIVDIMNYCMLDFAQVYEDFDLPNAIRVYRIKDKLPDVKKDGFILFDCYVDSFGGAGKSFNWDLLDDVDFKDRLFVAGGINAQNVLKLKEMGVFGVDLVSSIEEYPSKKSFKKMEEFMKAVRGEQ, encoded by the coding sequence ATGAGGGTTAAATTTTGCGGAATGACTAACCTTGAGGATGTTGGTTTTGCTGCCAAACTGGGTGTGGATTTTGTGGGTTTTGTTTTTTTTAAGAAAAGCAAGCGTTTTGTTGAGCCAGAAAAGGTAAAACAGATCCTGTCAAGGCTTCATACAAAAGTAAAGACGGTTGGTGTTTTTGTTGGGCAGTCAAAAGATGAGATTGTTGATATTATGAATTATTGCATGCTTGATTTTGCACAGGTTTATGAGGATTTTGATTTGCCTAATGCTATCAGGGTTTATCGCATTAAAGATAAACTGCCTGATGTTAAAAAGGATGGATTTATTCTGTTTGATTGTTATGTGGACTCTTTTGGCGGGGCAGGGAAAAGTTTTAACTGGGATTTGCTTGATGATGTTGATTTTAAAGACAGGCTTTTTGTTGCAGGAGGCATAAACGCTCAAAATGTTTTAAAGCTCAAAGAAATGGGTGTTTTTGGTGTTGATCTTGTAAGCTCAATTGAAGAGTATCCATCTAAAAAGAGTTTTAAAAAAATGGAAGAATTTATGAAGGCTGTTAGAGGTGAACAATGA
- a CDS encoding indole-3-glycerol phosphate synthase TrpC has product MRLLEQILQYKREQINHLTIDKKRNRPIFRLKDFFKAGQVNIIAEIKQSSPSFGAFKIDPFYVANIYQKYAKGISVLTDDRFFGGGFELLEKLSGVNLPILAKDFFIDKKQIDKAYSCGADIILLIVRILDNEKLLELYDYAIQLGLEVLVEVHSLDELKRIKPLKPAVVGINSRDLDSLSISLKRAKTILKNVDFECIKVAESGIKTKKDIEFFGTSADGFLIGEALLEGDVEEKFREFLG; this is encoded by the coding sequence ATGAGGCTGCTTGAGCAGATATTACAATACAAGAGAGAGCAAATAAATCACTTAACTATCGATAAAAAACGCAATAGGCCCATTTTTAGGCTAAAGGATTTCTTTAAAGCGGGTCAGGTTAATATCATTGCAGAAATTAAACAGTCATCGCCTTCTTTTGGAGCGTTTAAAATCGACCCTTTTTATGTTGCAAATATATATCAGAAATATGCAAAAGGCATCAGTGTTTTAACAGATGATAGATTTTTTGGCGGTGGTTTTGAGCTTTTAGAAAAGCTTTCTGGCGTTAACCTGCCCATACTTGCCAAGGATTTTTTTATCGATAAAAAGCAGATCGATAAAGCCTATAGCTGCGGTGCAGATATTATTTTGCTCATTGTGAGGATTCTCGATAATGAAAAACTGCTTGAGCTTTACGATTATGCAATACAATTGGGTCTTGAGGTGCTTGTTGAGGTGCATTCTCTTGATGAACTTAAAAGGATAAAGCCGCTAAAGCCTGCTGTTGTTGGCATAAACAGTAGAGACTTGGATAGTCTTTCGATAAGCCTAAAAAGGGCAAAAACCATTCTTAAGAATGTAGATTTTGAATGCATTAAGGTTGCAGAAAGCGGCATTAAAACAAAAAAGGATATAGAATTTTTTGGAACTTCTGCAGATGGATTTTTAATAGGTGAGGCTTTGCTTGAAGGCGATGTTGAAGAGAAATTCAGGGAGTTTTTAGGATGA
- a CDS encoding molybdopterin-dependent oxidoreductase, producing the protein MISLNRRNFLKLSSLVGGGLLFFRPSAKAGLYTPHYKKPKGTIKYYPNICSFCSTACDIKVRTRVDGDFKKPQKIDGNNLSTLNRGRICARGQAGIRTVYNPDRIKYPLIRVEGSKRGEWKFRKATWKEVEEYIKKKIQENNVQPHEFAILAGQRACAYEKLGVFAFMASIGSPNVIGSPMQQCVMSEHAGADVTVGTMITHDELLVDMDNTKVMLIVGSNAAIAGISTSRAVRFAKGRKNGMKVIALDPRLSETAAKADKWIPIKPGSNLPFLMAVIRLIIKNEWYEDEFLRRHTNAPFLIFEENGTVEAFGQNTDPHQLPFAQKYYVYDEISKQVVEVDGFTNDNIGNRPIKPALFAPKGLTFQGKPAKTAFDYLWETVRHATPQWAAKYCGIDPKDIEETAYMLGTIRPATVHPGWMDGRYEDVVQQRKAAAIINVLVGGIDKDGGWLYSAEDREGIEKFYEAYKSGKLNNPMSLMMATAMAPGLLGVIGKLEGMMYSGQFPLFRNYPHFTRAYFDYLKKQGKKGIPFSLFTNAGFQEAVEGKLSWNGKPYQIKFAYVYSTNPLKDYYGYQTWVKTFTNPNLKLLVVNEILPSDMAKFADVILPDKTYLEKYSGIWADGPNTDLALRTRFPSVSQIGDTKGGDEVFCMISNAMAGKRGGDYGSAAMIVSQFTGWDMGKTMQELALAWKGKKPMYKAFRDAGLHSVSKKLHMTPEQLEKTLEEKGVLILKRKEELLEEAGMPYKLPVPTFSGRVEIYSTLLAHFNHEYGVDPHWHPILTFIPFEYRKGAPRDFKPTGNEFFFTFGKVPEMTYLTTADNPLLHSLVTRHAAENYGFWMHPKAAVRLGLKEGDKIEVENTVSGQKITSFVHITEQVREDTIYTMSDFGLDNPRLTYASGKGVDLGKIIPYRLGPVTAAALSCQFTVKVRKI; encoded by the coding sequence ATGATCTCGTTGAATAGAAGGAACTTTCTAAAACTCTCTTCGCTGGTTGGTGGTGGGCTGCTCTTTTTTAGACCGTCTGCAAAAGCCGGCCTCTACACCCCTCACTACAAAAAACCCAAAGGCACGATCAAGTATTACCCAAACATCTGTAGCTTCTGCTCAACAGCATGCGACATCAAGGTAAGAACAAGGGTTGATGGTGACTTTAAAAAACCTCAGAAAATCGACGGAAATAATCTATCAACACTAAACAGGGGTAGAATATGTGCAAGGGGTCAGGCTGGTATCAGAACGGTTTATAACCCTGACAGAATTAAATATCCTTTGATTAGGGTTGAAGGCTCAAAAAGAGGCGAGTGGAAATTTAGAAAAGCCACATGGAAAGAGGTTGAAGAATACATAAAGAAAAAAATCCAGGAAAACAATGTTCAACCTCATGAGTTTGCTATTTTGGCAGGTCAGAGAGCATGTGCCTATGAAAAACTTGGCGTTTTTGCATTCATGGCATCAATCGGGAGTCCCAATGTTATAGGTTCCCCAATGCAACAGTGCGTCATGTCAGAGCATGCAGGTGCTGATGTAACAGTTGGTACAATGATAACCCATGACGAGCTATTAGTAGACATGGATAATACAAAGGTTATGCTCATCGTGGGCAGCAATGCAGCTATTGCAGGTATTTCAACATCAAGAGCTGTTAGATTTGCAAAGGGTAGAAAAAACGGTATGAAGGTAATAGCCCTTGACCCGAGACTCAGCGAAACAGCAGCAAAAGCAGACAAATGGATCCCCATCAAACCCGGATCAAACCTGCCATTTTTGATGGCAGTTATCAGACTAATCATTAAAAATGAATGGTATGAAGATGAATTCTTGCGCAGACATACAAACGCTCCTTTCCTAATCTTTGAAGAAAACGGCACAGTTGAGGCATTTGGTCAAAATACAGATCCACATCAACTTCCATTTGCTCAAAAATACTATGTTTATGATGAAATCTCAAAACAGGTTGTTGAGGTTGATGGCTTCACAAACGATAACATAGGAAACAGACCTATAAAACCAGCTCTATTTGCTCCCAAAGGACTAACATTCCAGGGTAAACCGGCAAAAACAGCTTTTGATTATCTCTGGGAAACAGTTAGACATGCAACACCCCAGTGGGCTGCAAAATACTGTGGTATTGATCCTAAAGATATAGAAGAAACAGCATACATGCTGGGCACCATTAGACCAGCAACAGTACATCCCGGATGGATGGATGGAAGATACGAAGATGTTGTCCAGCAAAGAAAAGCTGCTGCAATTATCAATGTGCTTGTTGGTGGCATCGATAAAGACGGTGGTTGGCTATATTCTGCAGAAGATAGAGAAGGCATTGAGAAATTTTACGAAGCATACAAGTCTGGCAAACTCAACAATCCAATGTCTTTAATGATGGCAACGGCAATGGCTCCAGGTTTATTGGGCGTTATTGGTAAACTTGAGGGTATGATGTATTCCGGCCAATTTCCTCTATTTAGAAATTATCCTCATTTCACTCGCGCATACTTCGATTATCTTAAAAAACAGGGTAAAAAAGGCATACCTTTCTCATTGTTTACAAACGCGGGATTTCAAGAAGCTGTTGAAGGAAAACTTTCCTGGAACGGCAAACCATATCAAATCAAGTTTGCCTATGTTTATTCAACCAATCCTCTAAAAGATTATTATGGATATCAAACATGGGTAAAAACATTCACCAATCCAAATCTCAAACTACTTGTTGTAAATGAGATCCTGCCATCCGATATGGCGAAATTTGCCGATGTTATTTTACCTGATAAAACATATCTTGAGAAATACAGCGGTATCTGGGCTGATGGTCCAAATACGGATCTTGCATTGAGAACGAGATTTCCAAGTGTCAGCCAGATCGGTGATACAAAGGGTGGTGATGAAGTATTCTGCATGATCTCAAATGCAATGGCTGGCAAACGCGGTGGAGACTATGGTTCTGCTGCAATGATTGTAAGCCAGTTTACTGGCTGGGATATGGGAAAAACAATGCAGGAACTCGCACTTGCATGGAAAGGCAAAAAACCGATGTACAAAGCATTTAGAGATGCAGGCCTGCATTCTGTAAGTAAAAAACTTCACATGACACCCGAACAACTTGAAAAAACGTTGGAAGAAAAAGGCGTTTTAATACTAAAGAGAAAAGAAGAACTGCTTGAAGAAGCTGGCATGCCCTATAAACTGCCCGTTCCAACTTTCTCAGGAAGGGTAGAGATTTACTCAACGCTACTTGCACACTTCAACCATGAATATGGAGTAGATCCGCACTGGCATCCAATACTGACATTTATTCCATTTGAATATAGAAAAGGTGCTCCAAGAGACTTCAAGCCAACCGGAAACGAATTCTTCTTCACATTTGGAAAAGTACCTGAGATGACATACCTTACAACAGCAGACAATCCTCTGCTACATTCACTTGTTACAAGGCATGCTGCAGAAAATTATGGTTTCTGGATGCATCCTAAAGCCGCTGTAAGATTAGGCTTAAAAGAGGGAGACAAAATCGAGGTAGAAAACACTGTTTCAGGTCAAAAAATAACATCGTTTGTTCATATAACTGAACAGGTTAGAGAAGATACAATCTACACAATGAGCGACTTTGGTCTTGACAACCCAAGACTCACATACGCATCAGGCAAAGGTGTAGATTTAGGTAAAATAATTCCATATAGATTGGGGCCTGTTACTGCTGCAGCGTTGAGCTGTCAGTTTACAGTAAAGGTCAGAAAAATATAA
- a CDS encoding prepilin-type N-terminal cleavage/methylation domain-containing protein, with translation MKIACSNGITLIELLVVIAIMAILAIIAIPQYNKYRANAAYTKIQTNLNTAKTWAENIVADEEKFPNGVCDATGYSGTGSIKCSYSPDNDTISIDANGDLKVDIPLKITFERDNGTCGKIIVFCPKNRCSGLMNHNNSNGATICTNTCDNPEVIKEDTNIHGVINGGCS, from the coding sequence ATGAAAATTGCATGTAGTAACGGTATAACACTTATAGAGCTTCTTGTTGTTATAGCGATAATGGCCATTCTGGCCATTATCGCTATTCCCCAATACAACAAATATAGAGCAAACGCAGCATATACAAAAATTCAAACAAATCTTAATACAGCTAAAACATGGGCTGAAAACATAGTGGCAGATGAGGAAAAGTTTCCAAATGGTGTATGTGATGCAACAGGTTACTCTGGCACTGGTTCTATAAAATGCTCATATTCACCAGATAACGATACAATTTCAATTGATGCAAACGGCGATTTGAAGGTTGATATTCCGCTGAAAATTACATTTGAGAGAGATAATGGAACCTGTGGAAAAATTATTGTGTTTTGTCCAAAAAACAGATGTTCTGGTTTAATGAATCACAACAACAGCAACGGAGCAACTATTTGTACAAATACCTGCGATAACCCTGAAGTTATAAAGGAAGATACAAATATTCACGGCGTTATAAACGGGGGTTGTTCTTAA
- the nrfD gene encoding NrfD/PsrC family molybdoenzyme membrane anchor subunit has translation MDLVQQHTWGWFIATYLFFGGLGGATVALGILGDLRFKMGKWFGIGTTALGLAILSFGLIWLVLDLINPLRFLLAFWVKGIAHSWIARGMVIINGAYIFGVLYMIAAFLEKDKLKKWMGYPAMFFNFGVTTYTGLLLNANVGIPFWHTPALPVLFTVSAFSTGCALLMWVLAGLKSHEADHFFHFIEGFDIFLISLELLIIFAYFDFARLGNAAVMASAQLLLHNPLFTIGFVALGLVTPLILEAYASTKEQSKGLAVFASLLVLVGGFLLRYLIVWAGVFQYPHGLAG, from the coding sequence ATGGATTTAGTACAACAGCATACATGGGGATGGTTTATCGCCACCTACCTGTTTTTTGGTGGATTGGGTGGTGCAACAGTAGCTTTGGGTATACTGGGTGATTTAAGATTCAAGATGGGCAAATGGTTTGGTATAGGAACCACAGCCTTAGGCCTTGCTATATTGAGCTTTGGATTAATCTGGTTAGTTTTAGATCTCATCAACCCTCTAAGATTTTTGCTTGCCTTCTGGGTAAAAGGTATAGCCCATTCATGGATAGCCCGCGGTATGGTAATTATAAATGGAGCATATATTTTTGGCGTACTTTACATGATTGCAGCATTTCTTGAAAAAGACAAATTAAAAAAATGGATGGGTTATCCAGCAATGTTTTTTAATTTCGGAGTAACAACCTATACGGGTTTATTACTCAACGCAAATGTTGGTATACCATTCTGGCATACACCTGCTTTACCAGTTCTTTTCACCGTTAGTGCATTCTCAACAGGATGTGCGCTGCTTATGTGGGTATTGGCTGGCTTAAAATCACATGAAGCCGACCACTTCTTCCACTTTATAGAGGGATTTGATATCTTTTTGATATCATTAGAATTGCTAATCATCTTTGCTTACTTTGATTTTGCAAGACTCGGAAATGCAGCTGTTATGGCATCTGCTCAATTGTTATTACACAATCCACTATTTACAATCGGTTTTGTTGCTCTCGGTCTTGTTACGCCGCTTATTCTTGAGGCTTATGCCTCGACAAAAGAACAATCAAAAGGACTTGCAGTATTTGCCTCTTTACTTGTCCTTGTAGGCGGATTCCTTTTAAGGTATCTGATTGTATGGGCTGGGGTCTTCCAGTATCCACACGGCCTTGCTGGCTAA
- the mntA gene encoding type VII toxin-antitoxin system MntA family adenylyltransferase antitoxin: protein MEKMRTKEDKAQKYIKRIAEIIKSYNPDKIILFGSRAKGYNRKNSDIDIAVDLKLNFREKRKLKEQIDKASGLYDIDLVFLTDINEDFKNIILKEGRVLYEKK, encoded by the coding sequence ATGGAAAAAATGCGGACAAAAGAAGACAAAGCTCAAAAATATATTAAAAGAATTGCGGAGATTATAAAGAGTTATAATCCCGACAAAATTATACTTTTTGGATCAAGGGCAAAGGGATACAATAGAAAAAACTCAGACATAGATATTGCTGTTGATTTAAAGCTAAATTTTAGAGAAAAAAGGAAGTTAAAAGAACAGATTGATAAGGCAAGTGGGTTATACGATATTGATTTAGTTTTTCTAACAGATATTAATGAGGATTTTAAAAACATTATTCTAAAGGAGGGCAGGGTGTTATATGAAAAAAAGTGA
- a CDS encoding HI0074 family nucleotidyltransferase substrate-binding subunit, translated as MKKSEVLLKINTFEKALNRLKEAVNHAKDDLDKDGVIQRFEFTTELLWKTLKTMLQFQGIDCYSPRNCIKEAFKANIIDDDEIILDILEDRNLSSHLYDQRLSEEIFQRIKDIYVSFLDNLNLSEKV; from the coding sequence ATGAAAAAAAGTGAGGTTTTGCTAAAAATAAATACATTTGAAAAAGCCTTAAATAGACTAAAAGAGGCTGTGAACCATGCAAAAGATGATCTTGATAAAGATGGCGTTATCCAGAGATTTGAGTTTACCACAGAGCTGCTATGGAAAACATTAAAAACTATGTTGCAATTTCAGGGCATCGATTGTTATTCACCAAGAAATTGCATAAAGGAAGCTTTCAAAGCAAACATAATAGACGATGATGAAATAATCCTTGATATATTAGAAGATAGAAACCTTAGCTCTCATTTATATGATCAGAGGCTGAGTGAAGAAATTTTTCAAAGGATTAAAGATATATATGTTAGTTTTTTAGATAATCTGAATTTATCAGAGAAAGTTTAG
- a CDS encoding 4Fe-4S dicluster domain-containing protein: MARYGMVMDVTACLGCRACMAACSQWNQTPFWAEDFKGKWRTRVTELEDGKFPEVKKTFFPTICMHCVNPPCHSVCPTGATYINKDGIVLIDYDLCLGCGYCIEACPYDARYEYEKEDLEKDEYYFGEDARHHQVHVDKCTFCVDRLEEGIEPSCSATCVGHARIFGDLDDPNSEAAQLVNSGKAKPLGEYMGCKPKVYYIK, from the coding sequence ATGGCCAGATATGGAATGGTGATGGATGTAACAGCCTGCCTGGGGTGCAGAGCCTGTATGGCAGCTTGCTCCCAGTGGAATCAAACCCCGTTCTGGGCTGAGGATTTTAAAGGGAAATGGAGAACGCGAGTCACAGAATTAGAAGATGGAAAATTCCCTGAAGTAAAGAAAACATTTTTCCCTACAATATGTATGCATTGTGTAAACCCACCCTGTCATTCGGTTTGTCCAACAGGAGCAACCTATATAAACAAGGACGGCATCGTATTGATAGATTATGATCTATGTCTGGGTTGTGGCTACTGCATTGAGGCATGCCCATACGATGCACGATACGAATACGAAAAAGAAGACCTGGAAAAGGATGAATACTACTTTGGTGAGGATGCACGACATCATCAGGTTCATGTTGATAAATGCACCTTCTGCGTTGATAGATTAGAAGAAGGTATTGAGCCTTCATGTTCTGCAACATGTGTGGGACATGCAAGAATTTTTGGCGATTTAGATGATCCAAATAGTGAAGCAGCCCAGCTTGTAAACAGCGGTAAAGCCAAACCTCTTGGTGAATATATGGGTTGCAAACCAAAGGTTTATTACATTAAGTAA
- a CDS encoding prepilin-type N-terminal cleavage/methylation domain-containing protein: MKEQKGFTLIELLVVIAIIAILAAIAIPQYNKYRANAMLSNVQEFTKSIATQAVSLATTAGQNPSCSSATMFVVKYSNNYLEAYTYDGTNEGSTVCDKVNIKKPGWADEIVLNDGSSDGRVILKIDNGTTVNIEDYVGVKSNYDMGGYKFGCKISGTVGNIEDFDNSTYLCHIK, from the coding sequence GTGAAGGAGCAAAAGGGTTTTACACTCATTGAGCTGCTTGTGGTAATTGCAATTATTGCAATTTTAGCAGCCATAGCAATTCCGCAGTACAACAAATACAGGGCAAATGCAATGTTGAGTAATGTGCAAGAGTTTACTAAATCTATAGCAACTCAAGCAGTTTCATTGGCTACTACAGCAGGTCAAAATCCAAGTTGTTCAAGTGCAACTATGTTTGTAGTAAAATACAGTAACAATTATCTAGAGGCCTATACATATGATGGCACAAATGAAGGTTCTACTGTCTGTGATAAAGTTAATATTAAAAAACCAGGTTGGGCAGATGAAATAGTATTAAATGACGGCAGTAGTGATGGTCGAGTCATCTTGAAAATTGACAATGGAACAACAGTGAATATAGAGGATTACGTGGGTGTAAAATCTAATTACGATATGGGAGGATATAAGTTTGGATGCAAAATATCAGGAACAGTTGGTAACATAGAAGATTTTGATAATTCCACTTATTTATGCCACATTAAATGA
- a CDS encoding anthranilate synthase component II has product MIVLIDNYDSFTFNLYSYLGFFEQIRVLKNTESLSLLKNISDLKAIVISPGPSHPKNAMLSVDAVEFFGGRLPIFGVCLGMQVIGFVYGFSIRRAKTVMHGRVDKIQIIENSVIFEGINETFDATRYHSFVVDGSGDGFSKTAISLSDNETMAIENSNLKIYGVQFHPESYTTQFGLQIVKNFIKGVCHVD; this is encoded by the coding sequence ATGATAGTTTTGATAGACAATTATGATTCTTTTACCTTTAACCTCTATTCATATTTAGGCTTTTTTGAGCAAATACGGGTTTTAAAGAATACTGAAAGCTTAAGCCTATTAAAAAACATCAGCGATTTGAAGGCTATAGTTATCTCACCCGGCCCTTCTCATCCAAAAAATGCAATGCTTAGTGTGGATGCTGTTGAATTTTTTGGTGGCAGGTTGCCGATCTTTGGCGTCTGTCTGGGTATGCAGGTTATAGGTTTTGTTTATGGATTTTCAATAAGAAGGGCAAAAACAGTTATGCACGGCAGGGTTGATAAAATACAGATTATTGAAAATAGCGTGATTTTTGAGGGCATAAATGAAACATTTGATGCTACACGCTACCATTCGTTTGTTGTTGATGGTTCTGGGGATGGGTTTAGCAAAACAGCAATCTCTTTGAGTGATAATGAAACTATGGCCATAGAAAATAGTAATCTAAAAATCTACGGCGTCCAGTTTCATCCGGAATCCTATACAACACAGTTCGGGCTGCAAATAGTAAAAAATTTTATAAAGGGGGTTTGTCATGTTGACTGA
- a CDS encoding anthranilate synthase component I family protein, with translation MVDFDRFSLAFDEGFDGIVDYEEIEGDLDTPVSILARLLDHDNLFLLESAKEDKTYSRFSFLGFDPEDILPVSGSQMSFNSYRLFKTANLGDFSGGWVGWYGFEAVELFGLLRKPLTKKPSSYGVFFKVDRFLVYDNYTNRLYAAVCYFFDKNKPINENFIEFKNTFFKFLQKIKTLKNGYTAKQQKATLEDFMFSKDEFVKHVAYIVDQLNNGEALQVVLSNFLSFSGIDPFDFYRKLRRINPSPYMFYFKNRDLKLVGSSPEIHLRIRNNVATIRPIAGTKPKTDDIQKIKQQLLEDAKERAEHIMLVDLARNDLARIAPIGSVSVTSFMKPEVYSHVIHIVSNVEADIRDDLSLNDVIASSFPAGTLSGAPKVRAIEFIDEIETKPRQAYGGCIGYVGFDGNADLAITIRTAIFEGGIARLQAGAGIVAYSNPESEYLETINKLKALLRAGGVDDSFDRQL, from the coding sequence ATGGTTGATTTTGATCGTTTTTCTTTGGCATTTGATGAAGGTTTTGATGGCATTGTGGATTATGAGGAGATTGAGGGTGATCTTGATACTCCTGTCTCCATACTTGCCAGGCTGCTTGACCATGACAATCTGTTTCTGCTTGAGTCAGCCAAAGAGGATAAAACCTACAGCAGGTTTTCGTTTCTTGGATTTGATCCCGAAGATATTCTGCCTGTTTCAGGTTCTCAGATGTCGTTTAACAGCTACAGACTCTTTAAAACTGCCAATTTGGGTGATTTTTCTGGGGGATGGGTTGGCTGGTATGGCTTTGAGGCAGTGGAGCTTTTTGGTCTGTTGAGGAAACCTCTTACTAAAAAGCCATCGTCGTATGGCGTGTTTTTTAAGGTTGATAGGTTTTTGGTGTATGATAACTATACAAACAGGCTCTATGCAGCTGTTTGCTATTTTTTTGATAAAAATAAGCCGATTAATGAGAATTTTATCGAATTCAAAAACACCTTCTTTAAATTTCTGCAAAAGATAAAGACATTAAAAAACGGCTATACAGCAAAACAACAGAAAGCAACCTTAGAGGATTTTATGTTTTCAAAAGATGAGTTTGTCAAGCATGTTGCATACATTGTTGATCAGCTAAACAACGGTGAGGCTCTGCAGGTTGTTTTGAGTAATTTTTTAAGCTTTAGCGGTATAGATCCGTTTGATTTTTACAGGAAATTGCGCCGCATTAATCCATCGCCATATATGTTTTATTTTAAAAACAGGGATTTAAAACTTGTGGGCTCATCACCTGAGATACACCTGCGCATAAGAAACAATGTTGCAACAATCAGACCCATAGCAGGCACAAAACCAAAAACAGACGACATTCAAAAAATCAAACAACAACTGCTTGAGGATGCCAAAGAAAGGGCAGAGCATATCATGCTTGTTGACCTTGCACGAAACGACCTTGCAAGGATTGCACCAATTGGCAGTGTATCTGTTACATCATTTATGAAACCTGAGGTTTATTCTCATGTTATCCACATTGTCTCGAATGTTGAAGCAGATATCAGGGATGATTTATCGCTTAACGATGTAATTGCAAGTAGCTTTCCTGCAGGTACATTAAGCGGTGCTCCAAAGGTTAGAGCGATTGAATTTATCGATGAGATTGAAACAAAACCCCGCCAGGCATATGGCGGTTGCATCGGTTATGTGGGTTTTGATGGAAATGCCGATTTAGCCATTACAATCAGAACGGCCATTTTTGAGGGTGGCATAGCAAGGCTTCAGGCTGGTGCAGGCATTGTGGCTTACAGTAATCCAGAGAGTGAATATTTAGAAACTATAAATAAGCTAAAGGCTCTTTTAAGAGCAGGAGGTGTTGATGATAGTTTTGATAGACAATTATGA
- the trpD gene encoding anthranilate phosphoribosyltransferase, whose translation MLTEAIGKLKLNENLDFDEAKTAFEEIVSQKAKSEDVAEFLSLLADKGETAEEIAAAVSCLKSHALLVNTGFNLLDTCGTGGDGKSTFNISTASAIVCSLFVKVAKHGNRAITSKSGSADLLNELGIPTQLKPDEALEFLKRNDFVFLFAPVYHPAVGAVAEVRKQLKRRTIFNLIGPLLNPFEATSQLIGVFSREFLARMFDATRIIGMKNVCMVSSFDGLDEISIASKTKCLIRKNDVEEMLVFDPEELNISGSLEDIKGFDAKTNAKLLIETFEGKHEKLADAIALNAAFALFVAGVAESVEEGFRVAKEAITKGKALEKLLSLRMKDEAA comes from the coding sequence ATGTTGACTGAGGCTATTGGAAAACTAAAACTTAATGAGAATCTTGATTTTGATGAGGCTAAAACCGCATTTGAGGAGATTGTTTCTCAAAAAGCAAAGTCTGAGGATGTTGCAGAATTTTTGAGTTTACTTGCCGATAAAGGTGAAACAGCAGAGGAGATTGCAGCGGCTGTAAGTTGCTTAAAATCCCATGCTTTACTGGTCAATACGGGGTTTAATTTGCTTGATACATGTGGCACAGGTGGCGATGGCAAATCAACTTTCAATATATCTACGGCTTCTGCTATTGTTTGCAGTCTGTTTGTAAAGGTTGCAAAGCACGGCAACAGGGCTATTACATCAAAAAGCGGCTCAGCAGACCTGCTTAATGAGCTTGGCATTCCTACTCAATTGAAACCCGATGAAGCTTTAGAGTTTTTAAAGCGCAACGATTTTGTTTTTCTGTTTGCCCCTGTTTATCATCCTGCCGTTGGAGCTGTGGCAGAGGTTAGAAAACAATTAAAGAGAAGAACGATATTCAATCTCATTGGACCACTTCTAAATCCGTTTGAAGCAACATCACAGCTTATAGGCGTTTTTAGCAGGGAATTTCTGGCAAGGATGTTTGATGCAACAAGGATAATAGGTATGAAAAATGTATGCATGGTAAGCTCCTTTGACGGACTTGATGAGATAAGCATAGCCTCAAAGACAAAGTGCTTGATAAGGAAAAACGATGTTGAAGAAATGCTTGTATTTGACCCAGAGGAGTTAAATATATCGGGAAGCCTTGAAGATATAAAGGGTTTTGATGCAAAAACAAACGCAAAGCTGCTTATTGAAACATTTGAAGGGAAACATGAAAAATTAGCAGACGCAATAGCCCTCAATGCTGCTTTTGCCCTGTTTGTTGCAGGTGTGGCCGAGTCTGTTGAGGAAGGCTTTAGAGTTGCAAAAGAGGCGATTACAAAAGGTAAAGCCCTTGAAAAACTTTTGAGTCTGAGGATGAAAGATGAGGCTGCTTGA